Part of the Primulina huaijiensis isolate GDHJ02 chromosome 15, ASM1229523v2, whole genome shotgun sequence genome is shown below.
TAAATCTGTACTATATTATGATAAGTTTGAGACACATAGAATAATCAAGTCGTATGTTCAATTCCTGGgtctttttttctatttatttttttaattcatatattaaaaatacaGTATAGTCCctaattatttcttataattatattttgatcctcatttaaatttaaaacaaatgaattataaaaaatattgtacaaacaTGCAACGTGTATGTCGATACACTAGTTATTATAATAAGCAAGGGCATAATCAGGATTTTGAATCTAAGGAAACAGAATTTAATGTTAAACATTTAATTGATAAAAGTGATGAGTtaacaaattaataatatttaaattgttaatttaattattaattttatgtttagaaaaaagaaacaagttgtatgttttctttgaatttgaaaatattttcaatgttttaaagGAATTTTTTCTAACGTATTTGTAAAACGTTTGGGCCTCAGAAAGGAAGCCCATTTGTCATGTGAAGCCCATTAGCTTGTAAAGCCCACGATGCTCAATAAATTTAAGCTTCCTTCTCCCAAAACATGAGCCGCAGATTTCCATTCTCAGTACCTTCTTCAGTTCATCTCAGGCTTTTTAGGGTTCTTAGGCTGCAGGTATTTTACCCCTTTCTGAAATAAATTTGTCTAGGGTCTTGTTTTATGTTCGTTTGTAGTTTACgtcttgatttcaaatttggATTTAAGATATGTTAAAATTGGAATTTTATTCTCACGTTATTTTACTTGTTTCGAAGTGTGGTGTTATCTTCTgatgaatttttgttttagatctaaaattaaTCATGGATGATGAAGAAAATCAGAACCAAATGAAAGACGAGATCAAGGATGATGTAAGTTTATGTAGAAGGCCTTATTAGTTTTAGTGAGAGTTGCTTAATTTTCATCCTGTTTTGTTTCTTTTATACTCTGTTAAAGAATCAGGAGCTGAGGTTTTTATGCGGTTATTTTTGGACCTAAGAATCATTCATTGGCAGTCATTAATTATAAGCATTTTGATGAAAGAGATATggcctttttttcttttcttttactgGTTTTATATAGATATGGCCTTTCATGTTTACTGATTGTGGAGAGTACCAAACCTTATAACTCTATTACACATTTGAGATCAATTTATGTTATTCGAAGTGAAATATGTTCTGATATTCATCTCATTATCGCTGCGTAGCCATGTGAAAAACTATATAATCTTGATTACAGGgaattatttgttatttttttctttaataattgcAGATTGCTCCTTTTGATCCCacgaaaaagaagaaaaagaagaagactgTAATTCAAGATCCAGTTGAAGAGGAGTCTGTTGATACACTAGCTGAGAAAACAGAGAGCTTGTCTGGTACATACCTTTTCCTGTTGCTGAAGTTTTTATAACTATTTTCTTTTTGGAACCCCCTTTCTTGGGATGGCAATACATGTGCTCATATTTGTACTACTTTGTAATGCAGTTTCTGATGGTCTTGAAACTTCATTTGCTGGtctgaaaaagaagaagaaaaaaccaGTTAGTCATTGTGTTATCTTCCCTTTCCCCCCTAAAATGATGACTTGTTTGTGACTTCCTTTTGAATTAACCTTATTTTTCACCTTTGTAGGTGCATACTGATCTGGATGATGAACCAGAGAATATTGGGGATGAATTGGATGGTTGGGTTTGTTTGGAATTCTTATGTGATGTTGCATTtgatttttgcattttcttgtcTGGAAGAATAGTACctcttaatttttaaaattttagatttagaTACAATTGGAGAGGATGAGGAAGGGCAAGGAATTATTCTGCAAAATTACCCCTGGGAAGGAAGTGATCGTGATTATGAATATGAAGAGGTATTTCCTGTTCACTGCCTTGAGCTTAATAAAAAGATTTTCCAAACATTTAGGATCCCTTAAATCAATCGTGGAACAATTCCATGGTTGTGTGAGCGCCTTGCTCGCCTGAGGCTGAGTTTCTGAGAGGAGCCAGGTGTGGTCCGAGGTGCGGCCTTTTAGAAAGGCGTGCTGAAGTGCATGCCTCTCATGGGGCGCAAGTTGCGCGTGAAGCTCAGTGAGACGCACTTCAAACTTGCGCCTGAAGTGCAGTGAAGCGCGCTTCAAGAATCTctagtaaaaaaatttaaaatccaatGTTTTACGTTAAATAAATCCCAGATCTCCCAGCCCAATATTTGTTTGTtgttaaaaatagctttaaacCAGTACACATTCACCATAAACTGTGATTTACCAGCCTTTACTAAACCCTAAAACCTTGCGATTGACCCTCCCTTGCCTAAACCTACAGGCGGCAATTAATTTCCCAAGTCTGCATTTAGTTCCCTACACCCTACAATCGATTCTAATTTATATGTACCTCTGTTTTTGCACCGAAGACctccaaaaaatataattttggtgCCTCATCCTTTATCAACCGCAAATCAGTAATATTAGTAAACAAAGAGGGCTTTACTGAtttagtttaaattattttatatttatttcaaagCATTACTATTTAGCTTTTGATCTATATTATTATTCAATTGCACGTgaagtataattttttattgctATTAATATTAACTAAGGTTTCATGACACCATTGCATCTTGCGCcctaaataattatgaattattCAGTGTTTTACTATTATTGTTAATTTTGTGGTTGATAGAACTATTTCTTTTTATGGTAAATAGTGGGGCGAAGAGGTTGGTttttacatatttaattttgCGGACCTTTATAAATTATGGGGTAGTTTTGCTGGCCAAGTTCATTTGATATATGCTAAGTTTTATAGCTTTTCAGTTTGCAGATTGCTGTGAATTGTATGAGTATGGAAAAGTAAGAACATGGAAACTAGTATCAAAGTACAGTGTGCAAAGTTTTGCATGTATGTACTATGTCCATCCCATAATCTTTTTCTGGGAAATGTCCCCTGACATTTAACAACCTGCAGAAAATGGTgtcttattttttgtttaaaaaacattATGATTTAAAGGGAGAGATGATGAGCTATGATAATTGTTTGGTAGGTGGCCTCGGAGCTTCGTGCTTCttgattaatttaattgtggACAATAATGTCGTGTTGTGATCTGTTCTTCTTTTTGTCTAGCTTGTGTTAGTCTGAGATTTGATCGACTGTTTAGTCTGATGCTTTGTTTTTGAATTAAACTATGCATTCACAATTGTATCCAAATATGGAATAAAAAACTTTGGGACATAGTTTGGAATGATAATATACGCCTATTAATTTCTCGACGATCTCATTTTAGTTCCAGCATTAAGCTGTGTTATAACAAGTTATACAATCACAGTTTCAAGTACCGGGGGAAGATTCTTGTGATGCTAGAGTCTTATTGCTTAGGGCATATTCTACCTGGTTTTGTTCACCTAGAACTCTCTTCTCTGGGAATGCAGATGGGCCTTTTAATGTTAGTTGCACGCTTATGTATGACCCATTGGCGTTATATTCTTGTTATGTAATCAGTGATTTCACATgatgttttatattataaaaattatgatCTTGTATGATGTccttattatattatttaaatttattttgttaatgtCTGATCATCCTATAGTATGCATTTTACTGCATCATTCAGTATTTCTCTTTAGGTAGTTTCTGGAGATGCTTATTTTTATATTACCTTGTGTAGCTTCTTGGGCGAGTTTTTAACATCCTCCGAGAAAATAATCCTGAACTTGCTGGTGATAGGCGAAGGACTGTAATGAGGCCTCCTCAAGTTCTCCGCGAAGGAACAAAGAAAACCGTTTTTGTCAATTTCATGGATCTCTGCAAAACGTATGTTATTTGTGATCTTGTGGTAAAAACCATTGAATTTCTGACTGGATTATTTGTGGATTTCTGTTTTTGTCTTTTGCTGGTTTTCTTTTGCTGCAAAAGACTGCTTGAATCTTTGAAAGAATAAATAGTTGCATTTTATTGTTTCATTTTTTCTATCTGCTTTGTTATTTGTGTAGTAATTTAACACGATATTTTTATTGACCAGGTAGTGCCTTGGGATGTTCAAAATTTTCCTTCCCCTCGTGACATTATTATATGTTAATTGATCATCCCATTTCTCTCTCTTTTATAGGATGCATAGACAGCCGGAGCATGTGATGACTTTCTTGCTGGCTGAAATGGGAACAAGTGGGTCACTGGATGGGCAACAAAGATTGGTGGTCAAGGGGAGGTTTGCACCTAAGAATTTTGAGGGAATCCTCAGGCGTTATATCAGTAAGTTATTGCCTTGCTTTCAAATTCAATAGTAGAATATGCCTAAAGTGGATTCAACTATTTGGTGCTTATTTGTTATTGCCTAATTCTGAAATTTGATCAGGAAGTTTTAGATTCTAAATTTTTGCTTCCTTTTGCATTAGTTCCGGTTAAAAACCATATTATTAGTAGTGCACATGTCATAACTTTCATTATTGGGTGCTTTATTTTCTTGTCTTGTTATTTATTGACAAAATACTTGAAAAACCACCTAATTTACTCGTCTTGGAACTCTTTTGTTTCTGAATCTTGTGTCCAGATGAATATGTCATATGCAATGGCTGCAAGAGTCCAGATACCATCCTTTCAAAGGAGAACCGTCTCTTCTTTCTCAGATGTGAAAAGGTAGCTGTCAGCTCTCATTTTCCCCTTctatgatttatgatatgatGAAAAACTTGTGGCAAATTCAACAATCTAAAACCGTTGATTTGGTGAAATGTTGCAACTTTGGGAATTACATCAGCTATAATTTCATGAAGCAATTATTAGTTGACTGCATCACCTGAAGTATTCTGAAGCGTTTGGTGGTCCCGTGCAAAATTTAAACTCTTTCTCGCTTACCCCTTCTACACCCTCTTTCTCCCTTGTCTCTTGGGGAAATTGTACTCCTTGATTGTTTAGCTGGTGTCTTTTTTGGTCTTATAATTTTATGCAATTCCCTCCCCGAGGGTGTTGCAAGGCAatccaatttttttatgaaGACCATGTTATTAAAATAGGTTCCAGCATTGCCCTTCTTTTGAACTATGTATGAGGCCTTTATGGAGAGTTCCTGTCTTGGAAAGAAGGCCCTTGAATTCCATAggaatttttcatttctaaCTGAATGCACAAATAATGTCGCCAATTCTACGGAGTGCTGTCGTTATGTGgggtgaatatatatataactaagaAATTGGTGTACGACCTCATCTTTGGTTCATTTTCTTGCTTTACAAAATTTGGGCTCAGTTTTCCCTTTTTTACAATATAGATAGTTTTATACCCCTCTGAATGTAGATAGGCTATTTGCTTTCTAGACATTAAGTAGCAATGTCGAATGTTAATGGATGATATACACATCTTTGATCTGCATCTTCGAAGAGACTTGTGATTTGCATGTTAGAGGAGAAAACCGGGGATGGGAAGTAGCTTGCTTTCTATGTAGTTTTCACGCATGATTTGTGCGCATGTGATGTATATATATCCAACTAATAAAATCTTTGTGCTATTGTTCAGTGTGGTTCGGGGAGGTCAGTTGCCCCAATCAAAGCTGGTTTTGTTGCTCGTGTTGGTCGTCGGAAAGCTGGAACATGATGAAACTTGCTAGTCATCTGTACCTCAATGTTTGTATGCGGGAAGCCACGGATTCATAACTGTGTTGCAGCATGTTAAGTACCGTTCCTTGAGTTTTGCTTcgcaagacatgtatttgctctTTTACCTTGAAGA
Proteins encoded:
- the LOC140960120 gene encoding eukaryotic translation initiation factor 2 subunit beta-like isoform X1, whose protein sequence is MDDEENQNQMKDEIKDDLQIAPFDPTKKKKKKKTVIQDPVEEESVDTLAEKTESLSVSDGLETSFAGLKKKKKKPVHTDLDDEPENIGDELDDLDTIGEDEEGQGIILQNYPWEGSDRDYEYEELLGRVFNILRENNPELAGDRRRTVMRPPQVLREGTKKTVFVNFMDLCKTMHRQPEHVMTFLLAEMGTSGSLDGQQRLVVKGRFAPKNFEGILRRYINEYVICNGCKSPDTILSKENRLFFLRCEKCGSGRSVAPIKAGFVARVGRRKAGT
- the LOC140960120 gene encoding eukaryotic translation initiation factor 2 subunit beta-like isoform X2, yielding MDDEENQNQMKDEIKDDIAPFDPTKKKKKKKTVIQDPVEEESVDTLAEKTESLSVSDGLETSFAGLKKKKKKPVHTDLDDEPENIGDELDDLDTIGEDEEGQGIILQNYPWEGSDRDYEYEELLGRVFNILRENNPELAGDRRRTVMRPPQVLREGTKKTVFVNFMDLCKTMHRQPEHVMTFLLAEMGTSGSLDGQQRLVVKGRFAPKNFEGILRRYINEYVICNGCKSPDTILSKENRLFFLRCEKCGSGRSVAPIKAGFVARVGRRKAGT